A window from Lagopus muta isolate bLagMut1 chromosome 5, bLagMut1 primary, whole genome shotgun sequence encodes these proteins:
- the XPNPEP1 gene encoding xaa-Pro aminopeptidase 1 isoform X1, giving the protein MSPKITTELLKQLRQVMKSPRYVQEPVQAYIVPSGDAHQLEGSASLEVWIVQRLLRKKSQKWAEVQKILLAFSEYIAPCDCRRAFISGFDGSAGTAIVTEQHAAMWTDGRYFLQAANQMDSNWTLMKMGLKDTPTQEDWLVSVLPEGSKVGVDPFIIPADQWKRMSKVLRSAGHDLVPVKENLIDTIWTDRPQRPCKPLIMLDLSYTGVSWRDKIVALRSKMAERKVLWFVVTALDEVAWLFNLRGSDVEYNPVFFAYAVIGMNTIRLFIDGDRMMDPAVREHLQLDSMLEPEFKIQVMPYGSILTELQAVGGGLSPKEKVWLSDKSSYALTEAIPKAYRYLTPYTPICIAKAVKNALETEGMRRAHIKDAVALCELFNWLEKEVPKGTVTEIIAADKAEEFRSQQKDFVELSFATISSTGPNGAIIHYKPVPETNRTLSVNEIYLLDSGAQYKDGTTDVTRTMHFGTPSAYEKECFTYVLKGHIAVSAAIFPNGTKGHLLDSFARSALWDCGLDYLHGTGHGVGSFLNVHEGPCGISYKTFADEPLEAGMIVSDEPGYYEDGSFGIRIENVVLVIPAETKYNFKNRGSLTFEPLTLVPIQTKMIDVSLLTQKECNWVNDYHQKCREVIGAELERQGRHEALRWLIRETEPLIRVQ; this is encoded by the exons TTAGAAGGAAGTGCTTCCTTGGAAGTTTGGATAGTCCAAAGGCTGTTAAGAAAGAAGAGCCAAAAGTGGGCTGAAGTACAAAAAATCCTGCTTGCTTTT agcGAGTACATTGCACCCTGTGATTGCAGACGGGCATTCATCTCTGGCTTTGATGGCTCTGCAG GTACTGCCATCGTAACTGAGCAGCACGCAGCCATGTGGACAGATGGACGCTacttcctgcaggcagcaaaTCAAATGGATAGCAACTGGACACTCATGAAAATGG GTCTGAAAGATACACCAACTCAGGAAGACTGGCTGGTGAGCGTCCTCCCAGAAGGCTCGAAGGTGGGAGTGGACCCTTTCATAATTCCAGCTG ACCAGTGGAAGAGGATGTCCAAAGTCTTGAGAAGTGCTGGCCACGATCTTGTACCTGTCAAAGAAAACTTGATTGATACAATCTGGACAGACCGTCCTCAGCGGCCCTGCAAGCCTCTCATCATGCTAGACCTGAGTTACACAG GGGTCAGCTGGAGAGATAAAATTGTAGCCCTCCGTTCAAAAATGGCTGAGAGGAAAGTCCTATGGTTTGTAGTAACAGCGCTGGATGAAGTAGCAT GGCTTTTCAACCTCCGAGGCTCTGATGTTGAGTACAATCCTGTGTTTTTTGCATACGCCGTCATAGGAATGAACACAATCAG gctCTTCATTGATGGTGACCGGATGATGGACCCAGCTGTGAGGGAGCATTTACAGCTTGACAGTATGCTGGAACCAGAATTTAAAATCCAAGTGATGCCATATGGATCTATTCTGACGGAACTGCAGGCTGTTGGTGGAGGCCTCTCACCCAAGGAGAAAGTGTGGCTCAGTGACAAATCCAGCTATGCTCTAACTGAGGCCATTCCCAAG GCTTACCGGTACCTCACCCCATATACCCCCATCTGCATTGCAAAAGCTGTGAAGAATGCATTGGAAACAGAAGGCATGAGAAGAGCGCAT ATTAAAGATGCTGTTGCCCTGTGTGAGCTCTTTAACTGGTTGGAGAAGGAG GTTCCAAAGGGAACAGTGACAGAAATAATTGCTGCAGACAAAGCAGAGGAATTTCGCAG ccaACAGAAAGACTTTGTTGAATTGAGTTTTGCTACTATATCGAGCACTGGTCCAAATGGAGCCATCATTCACTACAA GCCAGTTCCTGAGACCAACAGGACGCTGTCTGTCAACGAGATCTACCTCCTGGACTCAGGAGCACAGTACAA AGATGGTACAACAGATGTGACCAGAACGATGCATTTTGGCACACCGTCAGCCTATGAAAAG GAATGCTTCACCTATGTCCTGAAGGGACACATAGCTGTGAGTGCAGCCATTTTCCCAAATGGAACCAAAG GTCACCTTCTAGATTCCTTTGCCCGTTCTGCCTTGTGGGACTGTGGTTTGGATTACCTGCATGGAACAGGACATGGAGTTGGCTCTTTCCTAAATGTACATGAAGGTCCTTGCGGCATTAGCTACAAAACCTTTGCAGATGAGCCCTTGGAGGCTGGCATGATCGTCTCTGATG AGCCTGGGTACTATGAGGATGGGTCCTTCGGGATCCGAATAGAAAATGTTGTCCTTGTGATCCCTGCTGAAACCAAG TACAACTTCAAAAACAGAGGAAGCCTAACTTTTGAACCCTTAACACTGGTTCCAATTCAGACAAAAATGATTGATGTTAGCTTGCTGACACAAAAAGAG TGTAACTGGGTGAATGACTATCATCAAAAGTGCCGGGAAGTAATTGGAGCAGAACTGGAGAGGCAGGGTCGACATGAAGCTCTTCGATGGCTCATCCGGGAGACAGAGCCTCTAATCAGAGTTCAGTAG
- the XPNPEP1 gene encoding xaa-Pro aminopeptidase 1 isoform X2 yields MSPKITTELLKQLRQVMKSPRYVQEPVQAYIVPSGDAHQSEYIAPCDCRRAFISGFDGSAGTAIVTEQHAAMWTDGRYFLQAANQMDSNWTLMKMGLKDTPTQEDWLVSVLPEGSKVGVDPFIIPADQWKRMSKVLRSAGHDLVPVKENLIDTIWTDRPQRPCKPLIMLDLSYTGVSWRDKIVALRSKMAERKVLWFVVTALDEVAWLFNLRGSDVEYNPVFFAYAVIGMNTIRLFIDGDRMMDPAVREHLQLDSMLEPEFKIQVMPYGSILTELQAVGGGLSPKEKVWLSDKSSYALTEAIPKAYRYLTPYTPICIAKAVKNALETEGMRRAHIKDAVALCELFNWLEKEVPKGTVTEIIAADKAEEFRSQQKDFVELSFATISSTGPNGAIIHYKPVPETNRTLSVNEIYLLDSGAQYKDGTTDVTRTMHFGTPSAYEKECFTYVLKGHIAVSAAIFPNGTKGHLLDSFARSALWDCGLDYLHGTGHGVGSFLNVHEGPCGISYKTFADEPLEAGMIVSDEPGYYEDGSFGIRIENVVLVIPAETKYNFKNRGSLTFEPLTLVPIQTKMIDVSLLTQKECNWVNDYHQKCREVIGAELERQGRHEALRWLIRETEPLIRVQ; encoded by the exons agcGAGTACATTGCACCCTGTGATTGCAGACGGGCATTCATCTCTGGCTTTGATGGCTCTGCAG GTACTGCCATCGTAACTGAGCAGCACGCAGCCATGTGGACAGATGGACGCTacttcctgcaggcagcaaaTCAAATGGATAGCAACTGGACACTCATGAAAATGG GTCTGAAAGATACACCAACTCAGGAAGACTGGCTGGTGAGCGTCCTCCCAGAAGGCTCGAAGGTGGGAGTGGACCCTTTCATAATTCCAGCTG ACCAGTGGAAGAGGATGTCCAAAGTCTTGAGAAGTGCTGGCCACGATCTTGTACCTGTCAAAGAAAACTTGATTGATACAATCTGGACAGACCGTCCTCAGCGGCCCTGCAAGCCTCTCATCATGCTAGACCTGAGTTACACAG GGGTCAGCTGGAGAGATAAAATTGTAGCCCTCCGTTCAAAAATGGCTGAGAGGAAAGTCCTATGGTTTGTAGTAACAGCGCTGGATGAAGTAGCAT GGCTTTTCAACCTCCGAGGCTCTGATGTTGAGTACAATCCTGTGTTTTTTGCATACGCCGTCATAGGAATGAACACAATCAG gctCTTCATTGATGGTGACCGGATGATGGACCCAGCTGTGAGGGAGCATTTACAGCTTGACAGTATGCTGGAACCAGAATTTAAAATCCAAGTGATGCCATATGGATCTATTCTGACGGAACTGCAGGCTGTTGGTGGAGGCCTCTCACCCAAGGAGAAAGTGTGGCTCAGTGACAAATCCAGCTATGCTCTAACTGAGGCCATTCCCAAG GCTTACCGGTACCTCACCCCATATACCCCCATCTGCATTGCAAAAGCTGTGAAGAATGCATTGGAAACAGAAGGCATGAGAAGAGCGCAT ATTAAAGATGCTGTTGCCCTGTGTGAGCTCTTTAACTGGTTGGAGAAGGAG GTTCCAAAGGGAACAGTGACAGAAATAATTGCTGCAGACAAAGCAGAGGAATTTCGCAG ccaACAGAAAGACTTTGTTGAATTGAGTTTTGCTACTATATCGAGCACTGGTCCAAATGGAGCCATCATTCACTACAA GCCAGTTCCTGAGACCAACAGGACGCTGTCTGTCAACGAGATCTACCTCCTGGACTCAGGAGCACAGTACAA AGATGGTACAACAGATGTGACCAGAACGATGCATTTTGGCACACCGTCAGCCTATGAAAAG GAATGCTTCACCTATGTCCTGAAGGGACACATAGCTGTGAGTGCAGCCATTTTCCCAAATGGAACCAAAG GTCACCTTCTAGATTCCTTTGCCCGTTCTGCCTTGTGGGACTGTGGTTTGGATTACCTGCATGGAACAGGACATGGAGTTGGCTCTTTCCTAAATGTACATGAAGGTCCTTGCGGCATTAGCTACAAAACCTTTGCAGATGAGCCCTTGGAGGCTGGCATGATCGTCTCTGATG AGCCTGGGTACTATGAGGATGGGTCCTTCGGGATCCGAATAGAAAATGTTGTCCTTGTGATCCCTGCTGAAACCAAG TACAACTTCAAAAACAGAGGAAGCCTAACTTTTGAACCCTTAACACTGGTTCCAATTCAGACAAAAATGATTGATGTTAGCTTGCTGACACAAAAAGAG TGTAACTGGGTGAATGACTATCATCAAAAGTGCCGGGAAGTAATTGGAGCAGAACTGGAGAGGCAGGGTCGACATGAAGCTCTTCGATGGCTCATCCGGGAGACAGAGCCTCTAATCAGAGTTCAGTAG